A single region of the Ptychodera flava strain L36383 chromosome 9, AS_Pfla_20210202, whole genome shotgun sequence genome encodes:
- the LOC139140381 gene encoding rho GTPase-activating protein 21-like isoform X2 has product MQRNHFLSASSPDTESEDKSSPSPTGTVDTKTPYKRNPSIKKLKSFFGEGTPKIVEAAEKKRVNSTSPTRLYEVIKEGPLFCKVQSKGKKRASDRSWKLVHAILKGHVLYFAKEKKEKGLNSGEKVPNFSPTSMEDQPISIKSAIVDIAYDYTKKKNVFKLITFSGSEYLLQASDNKTMLEWISVIQTNNNPDSDNAGVESLIVRKTAQQENLLGVSHQSKHPLSPGSQRRKFTLRGPSPGPHGRKSFKEKDKDKDKDKDKEKDKEKDKEKEKLEETSPKETKSKQHNWKGKISRISKKFGPGHAVAEGEPVAGTFGVVLEACPPSHNNEFLPRVVEICCNIVETSGKEVIGVYRIPGNTSGVTHLQEECNRGIYDVNLQDKKWNDVNVVSSLLKSFFRKLPEPIVPSDMYAFFIEANRREDSTERMRLLSKLVHDLPAHHYETLKFLAFHLKKVADNCVVNKMEPRNLAIVFGPTLVRPAGENMVTMVTDMSDQCRIVESIIIHCNWFFSAEEADKLTVPVDASTDAAPSSNMDLLLMKVKEESQGRERKKKAHKKSGIVIPNINDDEDFGFNERNIDLEISVRMKRQGMSHKLTEADTIKKEENESAEKTIVTRRSRSEEKLTETDTQVKKSESTERKYSMSSGRTGSQSSLDVKSVTESEGHASSDADASEKNMSYMRASKQAFQRKQNLVQHKDTVTVRKYSTDSEGSSSQQSVFTKAISGRSSRDEQRNQWRKEKEDIERRHKLALLDYEEEDKKNVEDLYKLKDYAVQMADKIATFTKECDNETYTKSVKTEVSSVTSDYSTTSSTNFGTLDVKTPDTPGSDSVVGKLESKFDSDNVMTPDSDNDSDLLMSMTATFDQKLKLLLNTEYELDKDPDKAAADKRKAEDGQKLMRTSKTDPNLGAHAKPIRVKTLESRSSLDDGSLSLDRLSKQDRSINTNFKRYDATRRSENVGQRRHRPFTLSSLGKPASVNTDIKSPSDINYARKFEITLSPGVTRRQFNDRKDSQSGSSVGTKNKAEASSPLPSDDKQGATVQGSTLQVESPNAEERPTSPSKKFSRIEVTLTLEKKSQEDKMETDSRSKDGNASESQVETVGFNQEEKEIYRKRRDKRTGGDEIKLRRRHTWGGGKDYRKFQILNVNGNESSKEQKLSALERLKPFGLESKQLESLTMQAWIKQRKSNGDLSSDRPASDGKSSEAVGLWTVLGREHLTRQSSSPVLSQGLPLSLADNTAVPKSKGRDAHPQKITTKPKYYDIESYL; this is encoded by the exons ATGCAGAGGAACCATTTCCTTTCAGCTTCAAGTCCTGATACCGAGTCTGAAGATAAAAGCTCACCCAGCCCCACTGGCACTGTAGACAC GAAAACTCCATACAAGCGCAATCCAAGCATCAAGAAGCTGAAATCATTCTTTGGTGAAGGAACACCTAAAATTGTGGAAGCTGCTGAGAAAAAGAGAGTCAACAGTACCTCACCAACCAGGCTGTACGAAGTCATTAAAGAAGGCCCACTTTTCTGCAAAGTACAGTCAAAAGGAAAGAAG CGGGCCAGTGACCGGTCGTGGAAACTGGTGCATGCCATCCTGAAGGGCCATGTGTTGTACTTTGCCAAAGAGAAGAAAGAA AAAGGCCTTAACAGTGGGGAAAAGGTTCCTAATTTT aGTCCCACGTCCATGGAAGATCAACCCATCAGTATTAAATCAGCCATAGTGGACATTGCATATGACTACACCAAGAAAAAGAACGTCTTCAAGCTTATTACATTCAGTGGATCAGAGTATCTCCTACAG GCTAGTGACAATAAAACAATGCTGGAGTGGATCTCTGTGATTCAGACCAACAACAATCCTGATTCAGAT AATGCTGGAGTGGAGTCTCTGATTGTCAGGAAGACAGCTCAACAAGAAAATCTGCTAGG AGTCTCACACCAGAGTAAACACCCGCTGTCACCTGGCTCACAACGGAGGAAGTTCACCCTAAGAGGGCCATCACCTGGCCCTCACGGCAGAAAGTCATTCAAAGAAAAGGACAAAGATAAGGACAAGGACAAGGATAAGGAAAAGGACAAAGAGAAAGAcaaggaaaaagaaaaat TGGAGGAAACATCACCCAAGGAAACCAAGAGCAAACAACACAATTGGAAAGGCAAGATTAGCAGAATAAGTAAGAAGTTTGGACCCGGCCATGCTGTGGCCGAGGGTGAACCAGTGGCGGGAACATTTGGTGTGGTTCTAGAAGCATGTCCACCGTCACATAATAATGAG tttttacccCGAGTGGTTGAGATCTGTTGTAACATAGTTGAAACCAGTGGGAAAGAGGTCATAGGTGTGTACCGGATTCCAGGCAACACTAGCGGAGTAACACATCTACAGGAAGAGTGTAATCGGGGCATTTATGATGTCAATCTACAGGATAAG AAGTGGAATGACGTCAATGTTGTCAGCAGTCTCTTGAAGTCCTTCTTCAGAAAATTGCCAGAGCCGATCGTACCGAGTG ATATGTATGCATTTTTCATTGAGGCAAACAGGAGGGAGGATTCAACTGAAAGAATGAGATTACTCAGCAAACTT GTTCATGACTTGCCAGCTCATCACTATGAAACCCTCAAATTCTTAGCTTTTCATCTGAAGAAAGTTGCTGACAATTGTGTAGTTAACAAG ATGGAACCCAGGAATCTTGCCATTGTGTTTGGACCAACGTTGGTGAGACCAGCCGGAGAGAACATGGTAACCATGGTAACAGACATGTCTGATCAGTGCCGCATTGTTGAAAGTATCATCATCCAC TGTAATTGGTTCTTCAGTGCAGAAGAAGCTGACAAGTTGACAGTGCCCGTTGATGCATCCACTGATGCAGCTCCATCTTCCAACATGGATCTGTTACTAATGAAAGTCAAAGAGGAATCAC AGGGCAgggaaagaaagaagaaagcaCATAAAAAATCTGGTATAGTCATACCGAATATCAATGATGATGAGGACTTTGGCTTCAATGAAAGGAATATTGACTTAGAAATATCGGTCAGGATGAAACGGCAGGGTATGTCCCACAAACTCACTGAGGCTGACACCATTAAGAAGGAGGAGAATGAGTCAGCGGAGAAGACCATCGTCACAAGGAGATCCAGGTCAGAAGAGAAGCTGACAGAAACTGACACTCAGGTTAAAAAATCGGAATCTACAGAGAGGAAATACAGCATGTCATCAGGGAGAACGGGCTCGCAGAGCTCGCTGGACGTCAAGTCGGTCACGGAGAGTGAGGGACACGCCTCGTCGGACGCTGACGCCAGCGAAAAAAACATGAGCTACATGAGGGCGTCGAAGCAAGCCTTCCAGAGGAAACAGAACCTTGTCCAGCACAAAGACACTGTCACTGTCAGAAAATACTCCACAGACTCTGAGGGCAGTTCATCGCAGCAGTCTGTCTTCACCAAGGCAATATCGGGAAGAAGTAGCCGAGATGAACAGAGGAACCAGTGGAGGAAAGAAAAAGAGGACATAGAAAGACGGCACAAGCTGGCGCTGTTAGATTATGAAGAAGAGGATAAAAAGAATGTAGAGGATTTATATAAACTGAAAGACTATGCAGTGCAGATGGCCGATAAAATTGCAACCTTCACCAAGGAATGTGACAATGAAACATACACAAAAAGTGTGAAAACCGAAGTGAGTTCTGTGACATCTGACTACTCCACTACATCCTCAACTAACTTTGGAACATTGGATGTGAAAACCCCGGACACACCTGGCAGTGATTCGGTGGTAGGCAAGCTTGAATCCAAATTTGACTCTGACAATGTGATGACCCCGGACTCGGATAACGACAGCGATCTGCTGATGAGCATGACGgcaacttttgaccaaaaattgaaacTGTTGTTGAACACGGAGTACGAGTTGGATAAAGATCCAGACAAGGCTGCAGCTGATAAGAGAAAGGCAGAGGATGGCCAGAAGCTGATGCGGACTTCAAAAACTGACCCCAACCTTGGGGCACATGCTAAACCAATCAGGGTCAAGACATTAGAGTCAAGAAGTTCCCTGGACGATGGGTCACTGTCACTGGACAGGTTGAGTAAACAGGACAGAAGCATTAACACTAATTTCAAAAGGTATGATGCAACTAGAAGGAGTGAAAATGTTGGGCAGAGGAGACACCGACCCTTTACACTCTCCAGTCTAGGAAAACCTGCAAGTGTGAACACAGACATTAAATCTCCATCGGACATCAATTATGCAAGGAAGTTTGAAATAACGCTGTCGCCAGGTGTGACTAGACGTCAGTTTAATGACAGGAAAGACAGCCAATCAGGCAGCTCAGTGggcacaaaaaacaaagcggaaGCTTCCTCACCATTGCCATCGGATGACAAGCAGGGCGCCACCGTACAAGGCAGCACACTGCAAGTGGAAAGCCCAAACGCTGAAGAGAGACCAACCTCGCCATCCAAGAAGTTCAGCAGAATAGAGGTGACCTTGACCCTGGAGAAGAAAAGTCAAGAAGACAAAATGGAAACAGACAGCAGATCAAAAGATGGGAATGCGTCTGAGTCTCAAGTTGAAACAGTTGGCTTTAATCAGGAAGAGAAAGAAATATACAGAAAGAGGAGGGACAAGAGAACAGGCGGTGATGAGATAAAGCTAAGACGCAGACACACTTGGGGAGGTGGTAAGGACTACAGGAAATTTCAAATTCTTAATGTGAATGGCAATGAAAGTAGCAAAGAGCAGAAACTGAGTGCCCTGGAAAGACTTAAACCGTTCGGCCTGGAGAGCAAACAGTTGGAATCCCTGACCATGCAAGCTTGGATCAAACAGAGGAAGAGTAACGGGGACTTGTCTTCCGACAGACCTGCTAGTGACGGGAAATCCAGTGAAGCAGTAGGACTCTGGACAGTCCTTGGTAGAGAGCATCTAACAAGGCAGTCCAGCTCGCCTGTTCTATCACAGGGTTTACCGTTATCCCTAGCAGACAACACCGCTGTACCAAAGAGCAAGGGCAGAGATGCCCACCCGCAGAAAATCACCACAAAGCcaaaatattatgatattgaatcttaCTTATAA
- the LOC139140381 gene encoding rho GTPase-activating protein 21-like isoform X4, producing the protein MQRNHFLSASSPDTESEDKSSPSPTGTVDTKTPYKRNPSIKKLKSFFGEGTPKIVEAAEKKRVNSTSPTRLYEVIKEGPLFCKVQSKGKKRASDRSWKLVHAILKGHVLYFAKEKKESPTSMEDQPISIKSAIVDIAYDYTKKKNVFKLITFSGSEYLLQASDNKTMLEWISVIQTNNNPDSDNAGVESLIVRKTAQQENLLGVSHQSKHPLSPGSQRRKFTLRGPSPGPHGRKSFKEKDKDKDKDKDKEKDKEKDKEKEKLEETSPKETKSKQHNWKGKISRISKKFGPGHAVAEGEPVAGTFGVVLEACPPSHNNEFLPRVVEICCNIVETSGKEVIGVYRIPGNTSGVTHLQEECNRGIYDVNLQDKKWNDVNVVSSLLKSFFRKLPEPIVPSDMYAFFIEANRREDSTERMRLLSKLVHDLPAHHYETLKFLAFHLKKVADNCVVNKMEPRNLAIVFGPTLVRPAGENMVTMVTDMSDQCRIVESIIIHCNWFFSAEEADKLTVPVDASTDAAPSSNMDLLLMKVKEESQGRERKKKAHKKSGIVIPNINDDEDFGFNERNIDLEISVRMKRQGMSHKLTEADTIKKEENESAEKTIVTRRSRSEEKLTETDTQVKKSESTERKYSMSSGRTGSQSSLDVKSVTESEGHASSDADASEKNMSYMRASKQAFQRKQNLVQHKDTVTVRKYSTDSEGSSSQQSVFTKAISGRSSRDEQRNQWRKEKEDIERRHKLALLDYEEEDKKNVEDLYKLKDYAVQMADKIATFTKECDNETYTKSVKTEVSSVTSDYSTTSSTNFGTLDVKTPDTPGSDSVVGKLESKFDSDNVMTPDSDNDSDLLMSMTATFDQKLKLLLNTEYELDKDPDKAAADKRKAEDGQKLMRTSKTDPNLGAHAKPIRVKTLESRSSLDDGSLSLDRLSKQDRSINTNFKRYDATRRSENVGQRRHRPFTLSSLGKPASVNTDIKSPSDINYARKFEITLSPGVTRRQFNDRKDSQSGSSVGTKNKAEASSPLPSDDKQGATVQGSTLQVESPNAEERPTSPSKKFSRIEVTLTLEKKSQEDKMETDSRSKDGNASESQVETVGFNQEEKEIYRKRRDKRTGGDEIKLRRRHTWGGGKDYRKFQILNVNGNESSKEQKLSALERLKPFGLESKQLESLTMQAWIKQRKSNGDLSSDRPASDGKSSEAVGLWTVLGREHLTRQSSSPVLSQGLPLSLADNTAVPKSKGRDAHPQKITTKPKYYDIESYL; encoded by the exons ATGCAGAGGAACCATTTCCTTTCAGCTTCAAGTCCTGATACCGAGTCTGAAGATAAAAGCTCACCCAGCCCCACTGGCACTGTAGACAC GAAAACTCCATACAAGCGCAATCCAAGCATCAAGAAGCTGAAATCATTCTTTGGTGAAGGAACACCTAAAATTGTGGAAGCTGCTGAGAAAAAGAGAGTCAACAGTACCTCACCAACCAGGCTGTACGAAGTCATTAAAGAAGGCCCACTTTTCTGCAAAGTACAGTCAAAAGGAAAGAAG CGGGCCAGTGACCGGTCGTGGAAACTGGTGCATGCCATCCTGAAGGGCCATGTGTTGTACTTTGCCAAAGAGAAGAAAGAA aGTCCCACGTCCATGGAAGATCAACCCATCAGTATTAAATCAGCCATAGTGGACATTGCATATGACTACACCAAGAAAAAGAACGTCTTCAAGCTTATTACATTCAGTGGATCAGAGTATCTCCTACAG GCTAGTGACAATAAAACAATGCTGGAGTGGATCTCTGTGATTCAGACCAACAACAATCCTGATTCAGAT AATGCTGGAGTGGAGTCTCTGATTGTCAGGAAGACAGCTCAACAAGAAAATCTGCTAGG AGTCTCACACCAGAGTAAACACCCGCTGTCACCTGGCTCACAACGGAGGAAGTTCACCCTAAGAGGGCCATCACCTGGCCCTCACGGCAGAAAGTCATTCAAAGAAAAGGACAAAGATAAGGACAAGGACAAGGATAAGGAAAAGGACAAAGAGAAAGAcaaggaaaaagaaaaat TGGAGGAAACATCACCCAAGGAAACCAAGAGCAAACAACACAATTGGAAAGGCAAGATTAGCAGAATAAGTAAGAAGTTTGGACCCGGCCATGCTGTGGCCGAGGGTGAACCAGTGGCGGGAACATTTGGTGTGGTTCTAGAAGCATGTCCACCGTCACATAATAATGAG tttttacccCGAGTGGTTGAGATCTGTTGTAACATAGTTGAAACCAGTGGGAAAGAGGTCATAGGTGTGTACCGGATTCCAGGCAACACTAGCGGAGTAACACATCTACAGGAAGAGTGTAATCGGGGCATTTATGATGTCAATCTACAGGATAAG AAGTGGAATGACGTCAATGTTGTCAGCAGTCTCTTGAAGTCCTTCTTCAGAAAATTGCCAGAGCCGATCGTACCGAGTG ATATGTATGCATTTTTCATTGAGGCAAACAGGAGGGAGGATTCAACTGAAAGAATGAGATTACTCAGCAAACTT GTTCATGACTTGCCAGCTCATCACTATGAAACCCTCAAATTCTTAGCTTTTCATCTGAAGAAAGTTGCTGACAATTGTGTAGTTAACAAG ATGGAACCCAGGAATCTTGCCATTGTGTTTGGACCAACGTTGGTGAGACCAGCCGGAGAGAACATGGTAACCATGGTAACAGACATGTCTGATCAGTGCCGCATTGTTGAAAGTATCATCATCCAC TGTAATTGGTTCTTCAGTGCAGAAGAAGCTGACAAGTTGACAGTGCCCGTTGATGCATCCACTGATGCAGCTCCATCTTCCAACATGGATCTGTTACTAATGAAAGTCAAAGAGGAATCAC AGGGCAgggaaagaaagaagaaagcaCATAAAAAATCTGGTATAGTCATACCGAATATCAATGATGATGAGGACTTTGGCTTCAATGAAAGGAATATTGACTTAGAAATATCGGTCAGGATGAAACGGCAGGGTATGTCCCACAAACTCACTGAGGCTGACACCATTAAGAAGGAGGAGAATGAGTCAGCGGAGAAGACCATCGTCACAAGGAGATCCAGGTCAGAAGAGAAGCTGACAGAAACTGACACTCAGGTTAAAAAATCGGAATCTACAGAGAGGAAATACAGCATGTCATCAGGGAGAACGGGCTCGCAGAGCTCGCTGGACGTCAAGTCGGTCACGGAGAGTGAGGGACACGCCTCGTCGGACGCTGACGCCAGCGAAAAAAACATGAGCTACATGAGGGCGTCGAAGCAAGCCTTCCAGAGGAAACAGAACCTTGTCCAGCACAAAGACACTGTCACTGTCAGAAAATACTCCACAGACTCTGAGGGCAGTTCATCGCAGCAGTCTGTCTTCACCAAGGCAATATCGGGAAGAAGTAGCCGAGATGAACAGAGGAACCAGTGGAGGAAAGAAAAAGAGGACATAGAAAGACGGCACAAGCTGGCGCTGTTAGATTATGAAGAAGAGGATAAAAAGAATGTAGAGGATTTATATAAACTGAAAGACTATGCAGTGCAGATGGCCGATAAAATTGCAACCTTCACCAAGGAATGTGACAATGAAACATACACAAAAAGTGTGAAAACCGAAGTGAGTTCTGTGACATCTGACTACTCCACTACATCCTCAACTAACTTTGGAACATTGGATGTGAAAACCCCGGACACACCTGGCAGTGATTCGGTGGTAGGCAAGCTTGAATCCAAATTTGACTCTGACAATGTGATGACCCCGGACTCGGATAACGACAGCGATCTGCTGATGAGCATGACGgcaacttttgaccaaaaattgaaacTGTTGTTGAACACGGAGTACGAGTTGGATAAAGATCCAGACAAGGCTGCAGCTGATAAGAGAAAGGCAGAGGATGGCCAGAAGCTGATGCGGACTTCAAAAACTGACCCCAACCTTGGGGCACATGCTAAACCAATCAGGGTCAAGACATTAGAGTCAAGAAGTTCCCTGGACGATGGGTCACTGTCACTGGACAGGTTGAGTAAACAGGACAGAAGCATTAACACTAATTTCAAAAGGTATGATGCAACTAGAAGGAGTGAAAATGTTGGGCAGAGGAGACACCGACCCTTTACACTCTCCAGTCTAGGAAAACCTGCAAGTGTGAACACAGACATTAAATCTCCATCGGACATCAATTATGCAAGGAAGTTTGAAATAACGCTGTCGCCAGGTGTGACTAGACGTCAGTTTAATGACAGGAAAGACAGCCAATCAGGCAGCTCAGTGggcacaaaaaacaaagcggaaGCTTCCTCACCATTGCCATCGGATGACAAGCAGGGCGCCACCGTACAAGGCAGCACACTGCAAGTGGAAAGCCCAAACGCTGAAGAGAGACCAACCTCGCCATCCAAGAAGTTCAGCAGAATAGAGGTGACCTTGACCCTGGAGAAGAAAAGTCAAGAAGACAAAATGGAAACAGACAGCAGATCAAAAGATGGGAATGCGTCTGAGTCTCAAGTTGAAACAGTTGGCTTTAATCAGGAAGAGAAAGAAATATACAGAAAGAGGAGGGACAAGAGAACAGGCGGTGATGAGATAAAGCTAAGACGCAGACACACTTGGGGAGGTGGTAAGGACTACAGGAAATTTCAAATTCTTAATGTGAATGGCAATGAAAGTAGCAAAGAGCAGAAACTGAGTGCCCTGGAAAGACTTAAACCGTTCGGCCTGGAGAGCAAACAGTTGGAATCCCTGACCATGCAAGCTTGGATCAAACAGAGGAAGAGTAACGGGGACTTGTCTTCCGACAGACCTGCTAGTGACGGGAAATCCAGTGAAGCAGTAGGACTCTGGACAGTCCTTGGTAGAGAGCATCTAACAAGGCAGTCCAGCTCGCCTGTTCTATCACAGGGTTTACCGTTATCCCTAGCAGACAACACCGCTGTACCAAAGAGCAAGGGCAGAGATGCCCACCCGCAGAAAATCACCACAAAGCcaaaatattatgatattgaatcttaCTTATAA